From Rhodovastum atsumiense, a single genomic window includes:
- a CDS encoding RidA family protein, with amino-acid sequence MHGCVGARTASRSFTGSSGGTEHVIIVEALPGPDFAEQLEAVARAYAEMQRRLELDAATAVFRRLHVSDVMNQAVQLRASPLCDDPASGPVAVSVVQQPPLPGSKLALLAYHVAAPGMAKRRISPRHLLVGKAELGHLWSTGLCVGEAPPPADATAQTRAAFDELVGTLAGQGGTLAENAVRTWIYVKDVDVLYQDMVDTRTPLLARHGLTTETHYIAATGIEGACGGRHDVIAMDAYSVLGLVPGQVTYLNDFSRLCPTKDYDVTFERGTRVGYADRAHHFISGTASIDHLGRVVHPGDVIRQLDRTLGNVEALLQSGAASLEDLMYLLVYLRDPTDSDRVQWHLRARLPHLPILMVQGPVCRPEWLVEVEGIAITAQSQPFLPDF; translated from the coding sequence ATGCACGGATGTGTCGGAGCCAGGACGGCGAGCCGCAGTTTCACCGGCAGTTCCGGCGGCACCGAGCATGTCATCATCGTCGAGGCCCTCCCGGGCCCGGATTTCGCCGAGCAGCTCGAGGCCGTGGCCCGTGCCTATGCCGAGATGCAGCGGCGCCTGGAGCTTGACGCCGCGACCGCGGTGTTCCGTCGCCTGCACGTGAGCGACGTGATGAACCAGGCGGTACAACTGCGCGCCAGCCCGCTCTGCGACGATCCCGCCAGCGGGCCGGTGGCGGTGTCGGTGGTGCAGCAGCCGCCGCTGCCGGGCAGCAAGCTCGCGCTGCTGGCGTATCATGTCGCCGCCCCGGGGATGGCGAAGCGGCGCATTTCCCCCCGCCACCTGCTGGTCGGGAAGGCGGAGCTCGGTCATCTCTGGAGCACCGGGCTGTGCGTGGGCGAAGCCCCGCCACCGGCCGACGCCACGGCCCAGACCCGCGCGGCCTTCGACGAACTGGTCGGGACGCTGGCGGGGCAGGGCGGCACGCTGGCGGAAAACGCCGTGCGCACCTGGATCTATGTCAAGGACGTGGACGTGCTCTACCAGGACATGGTGGACACGCGCACGCCGCTGCTGGCCCGCCACGGCCTGACCACCGAGACCCATTACATCGCCGCCACCGGGATCGAGGGCGCCTGCGGCGGGCGCCACGACGTCATTGCCATGGACGCCTATTCGGTGCTCGGCCTGGTGCCCGGACAGGTCACCTATTTGAACGATTTCAGCCGGCTCTGCCCCACCAAGGATTACGACGTGACCTTCGAGCGGGGCACCCGCGTCGGCTATGCCGATCGTGCGCACCACTTCATTTCGGGAACCGCCAGCATCGATCACCTCGGACGCGTCGTGCATCCGGGCGACGTGATCCGCCAGCTCGACCGCACGCTCGGGAACGTCGAGGCGCTGCTGCAGAGCGGCGCCGCTTCGCTCGAGGACCTGATGTACCTGCTGGTCTATCTGCGCGATCCCACCGATTCCGACCGTGTGCAGTGGCATCTGCGCGCGCGCCTTCCGCATCTGCCCATCCTGATGGTGCAGGGGCCCGTCTGCCGGCCGGAATGGCTGGTGGAGGTGGAGGGCATCGCCATCACCGCCCAGAGCCAGCCGTTCCTGCCGGATTTCTAG
- the serA gene encoding phosphoglycerate dehydrogenase, producing MSQSVPSIASSGQLRVLLLEGIADSATALFARAGFAHVERRAGALQGAALAEALRGVHLLGIRSRTRLDEAALAAADSLLAVGCFCIGTNQVDLRTAREQAIPVFNAPFSNTRSVAELVMGEIVMLLRRIPDRSRAAHQGGWDKSAANSWEVRGKTLGIVGYGNIGSQLAALAEAFGMRVLYHDIAIKLPRGNVQISAGLAALLAECDVVSLHVPETPDTVGLIGRDEIAAMKPGSFLINNSRGTVVDLDALATALRSGHLLGAAVDVFPVEPTGDGEKLVTPLQGLPNVILTPHIGGSTIEAQWNIGEEVARKLIDYADAGTTLGAVNFPQVQLPDRAQNARYIHVHRNVPGMLGQVNLVFSRRGLNIAAQYLQTEGDLGYVVIEAEGQAAAAEVLADLQAIEGTIRARLLH from the coding sequence ATGTCCCAGAGCGTTCCCTCCATTGCCTCGTCCGGGCAACTCCGCGTCCTGCTGCTCGAAGGCATCGCCGACAGCGCGACCGCGCTGTTCGCCCGCGCCGGCTTCGCCCATGTGGAACGCCGCGCCGGGGCGCTGCAGGGCGCGGCGCTGGCCGAGGCGTTGCGGGGCGTGCATTTGCTGGGCATCCGCAGCCGCACCCGGCTCGACGAAGCGGCTCTCGCCGCCGCGGACTCCCTGCTGGCGGTGGGATGCTTCTGCATCGGCACCAACCAGGTGGACCTGCGCACCGCCCGCGAGCAGGCCATTCCGGTCTTCAATGCCCCGTTCAGCAACACGCGCAGCGTCGCCGAGCTGGTGATGGGGGAAATCGTCATGCTGCTGCGCCGCATCCCCGACCGCAGCCGCGCCGCCCACCAGGGTGGCTGGGACAAGAGCGCCGCCAATTCCTGGGAGGTGCGCGGCAAGACGCTGGGCATCGTCGGCTACGGCAATATCGGCAGCCAGCTCGCCGCCCTGGCCGAGGCCTTCGGCATGCGCGTGCTGTACCACGACATCGCCATCAAGCTGCCGCGCGGCAACGTGCAGATCTCGGCGGGGCTGGCGGCGCTGCTGGCCGAATGCGACGTGGTCAGCCTGCACGTGCCGGAAACCCCCGATACGGTGGGGCTGATCGGGCGCGATGAAATCGCGGCGATGAAGCCGGGCAGCTTCCTCATCAACAACAGCCGCGGCACCGTGGTCGATCTCGACGCGCTGGCGACGGCGCTGCGGTCGGGACACCTGCTCGGCGCCGCGGTGGACGTCTTCCCGGTGGAACCCACCGGGGACGGGGAGAAGCTGGTGACGCCGCTGCAGGGCCTGCCGAACGTCATCCTGACGCCGCATATCGGCGGCTCGACCATCGAGGCGCAGTGGAACATCGGCGAGGAAGTGGCGCGCAAGCTGATCGACTACGCCGATGCCGGCACCACGCTCGGCGCGGTGAATTTCCCGCAGGTGCAACTGCCGGACCGGGCCCAGAACGCGCGCTACATCCATGTGCATCGCAACGTGCCGGGCATGCTCGGGCAGGTGAACCTGGTGTTCAGCCGGCGCGGCCTGAACATCGCCGCGCAGTACCTGCAGACCGAAGGCGATCTGGGTTACGTCGTCATCGAGGCCGAGGGCCAGGCCGCCGCGGCCGAGGTGCTGGCCGACCTGCAGGCGATCGAGGGGACGATCCGCGCCCGGCTGCTGCACTGA
- a CDS encoding 2OG-Fe(II) oxygenase, giving the protein MYPPVPRLDTVVHHFVAALHKSHQAEWPYRHWRLSNVFPVDLCTGILTLPIAPPALGVTDGTRGSYNDRRTFFTPRLLEKFPSCAVLAEALQQPEVARLLAETLHADLAGGYLRIEYIQDTDGAWLEPHRDIPEKLFSMVVYLFTGPDAAEWGTDIYDADRRWVARSSGEFNSGVIFIAGPDTWHGFERRQIIGVRRLMEVNYVRPSWRDRDQLCFPDRPVSLA; this is encoded by the coding sequence ATGTATCCCCCCGTTCCCAGGCTCGACACGGTCGTGCACCATTTCGTCGCGGCGCTGCACAAATCCCACCAGGCGGAATGGCCGTACCGGCACTGGCGGCTGTCGAACGTGTTCCCGGTCGATCTCTGCACCGGCATCCTGACGCTGCCGATCGCCCCTCCGGCGCTGGGCGTCACCGACGGCACGCGCGGCAGCTACAATGACCGCCGCACCTTCTTCACGCCGCGGTTGCTGGAAAAATTCCCCAGCTGCGCCGTGCTGGCCGAGGCGCTGCAACAGCCCGAGGTGGCGCGGCTGCTGGCCGAGACCCTGCATGCGGACCTCGCCGGCGGCTACCTGCGCATCGAATACATCCAGGACACCGATGGCGCCTGGCTGGAACCGCACCGCGACATTCCGGAAAAGCTTTTCTCGATGGTGGTGTACCTGTTCACCGGGCCGGATGCGGCGGAATGGGGCACCGACATCTACGATGCCGACCGGCGCTGGGTTGCCCGCTCTTCCGGGGAGTTCAATTCCGGCGTGATCTTCATCGCCGGGCCGGATACCTGGCATGGCTTCGAGCGCCGGCAGATCATCGGCGTGCGGCGGCTGATGGAAGTCAATTACGTCCGGCCGAGCTGGCGCGACCGCGACCAGCTTTGCTTCCCGGATCGTCCGGTCTCGCTGGCATAA
- a CDS encoding 2OG-Fe(II) oxygenase, whose protein sequence is MQKDDAPFTMLDEAAIAAAELHREPYDYSYVDQAIPLTHKDAVLADAPQIPWRGSYGLPDLKYGPAFGAVIQDLLSPRFRRLVERKFDIDLSQRPPCIVMMGNTTGAYNEGYAHPDSKHKIITVIVGFSREWPYEHGRLRVLRSNDREDYAFEFPPEFGRILMFRVSDKSWHGFLPQKGERMSLQLCYVDSEWYVRKEYWRHSVSAFAKSVGPLRQVLQWAPRRLPWAS, encoded by the coding sequence ATGCAGAAGGACGACGCCCCCTTCACCATGCTCGACGAGGCCGCCATCGCGGCGGCGGAGCTGCACCGCGAGCCGTATGACTACAGCTATGTGGACCAGGCGATCCCGCTGACCCACAAGGACGCGGTGCTTGCCGACGCCCCGCAGATTCCCTGGCGCGGCAGCTACGGTCTGCCCGACCTGAAATACGGGCCGGCTTTCGGCGCGGTTATCCAGGACCTGCTGAGCCCGCGTTTCCGCAGGCTGGTGGAGCGGAAATTCGACATCGACCTCAGCCAGCGCCCGCCCTGCATCGTCATGATGGGCAACACCACCGGCGCCTACAACGAGGGCTACGCCCATCCGGATTCGAAGCACAAGATCATCACCGTGATCGTCGGCTTCAGCCGGGAATGGCCCTATGAGCATGGCCGCCTGCGCGTGCTGCGCAGCAACGACCGCGAGGACTACGCCTTCGAGTTCCCGCCCGAGTTCGGCCGCATCCTGATGTTCCGCGTCTCCGACAAGTCCTGGCACGGCTTCCTGCCGCAGAAGGGCGAGCGCATGAGCCTGCAGCTCTGCTACGTCGATTCCGAGTGGTACGTGCGCAAGGAATACTGGCGGCACAGCGTCAGCGCCTTTGCCAAGTCGGTGGGGCCGCTGCGGCAGGTGCTGCAATGGGCGCCGCGGCGCCTGCCCTGGGCCTCGTGA